One genomic segment of Corvus moneduloides isolate bCorMon1 chromosome 23, bCorMon1.pri, whole genome shotgun sequence includes these proteins:
- the LOC116455070 gene encoding digestive cysteine proteinase 1-like — translation MGVLRWLVASALCIAVRGQDYGLSRPPPQFGSIYHVRGVIKLPYAEIEEPFEAWYNLTGNKSRIQYYGGQVITFQLAAVKPYGMRYKITPETTEKEVNTRKCFQLPGSKEDVVMAQSVFPSMRGFKFLREEYYEGRYCAVWQNVTRWAQKKNVYTLWVTNSSCGVAPVHYEMRGYNSLLGSHYDKYEIAYTDFDNSYPPSVFDLPINETKCGVLPGNVAEHRVLANPMEDLVGQHQPWAHQVFHDYRRQMGRRYSSVRELEHRQSIFVHNMRFVHSRNRAALSYTLSLNHLADRTPQELAALRGRRHSGIPNNGLPFPTELYTGIILPESLDWRMYGAVTPVKDQAVCGSCWSFATTGAMEGALFLKTGVLTPLSQQVLIDCSWGFGNYACDGGEEWRAYEWIKKHGGIASTESYGTYKGQNGLCHYNQSEMLAKITGYVNVTSGNITAVKAAIYKHGPVAVSIDASHKTFSFYSNGIYYEPKCDNTPGSLDHAVLAVGYGVLQGETYWLIKNSWSTYWGNDGYILMAMKDNNCGVATEATYPILA, via the exons ATGGGTGTTCTCCGCTGGCTCGTGGCCTCTGCACTCTGCATCGCCGTCCGGG GACAGGACTATGGGCTCTCCCGCCCACCCCCTCAGTTCGGCTCCATCTACCACGTCCGAG GGGTCATTAAGCTGCCCTACGCCGAGATCGAGGAGCCCTTTGAAGCCTGGTACAACCTGACAGGGAACAAGAGCCGGATCCAGTACTACGGAG ggcaggtgaTAACCttccagctggcagcagtgaaGCCCTATGGGATGAGGTACAAGATCACACCAGAGACGACCGAGAAGGAGGTGAACACCAGGAAGTGCTTCCAGCTGCCTGGCTCCAAGGAGGATGTGGTCATGGCTCAGAGCGTCTTCCCCAGCATGAGGGGCTTTAAG TTCCTGCGGGAGGAGTACTACGAGGGCCGGTACTGCGCTGTGTGGCAGAATGTCACCCGCTGGGCACAGAAGAAGAATGTCTACACCCTGTGGGTGACCAACTCCAGCTGTGGGGTGGCCCCCGTGCACTATGAAATGCGGGGGTACAACAGCTTGCTGGGCTCCCACTACGACAAATACGAAATTGCCTACACTGACTTCGACAACAGCTACCCCCCCTCCGTCTTCGACCTCCCCATCAATG AGACCAAGTGTGGGGTGCTGCCAGGGAACGTGGCAGAGCATCGTGTGCTGGCAAACCCCATGGAGGACCTGGTGGGACAgcaccagccctgggcacacCAGGTTTTCCATGACTACCGCCGGCAGATGGGGCGGCGCTACAGCTCCGTGCGGGAGctggagcacaggcagagcatcTTCGTGCACAACATGAG GTTTGTGCACTCGCGGAACCGCGCCGCACTCTCCTACACGCTGTCCCTGAACCACCTGGCCGACCGCACgccccaggagctggcagccctGCGGGGCCGCCGTCACAGCGGGATCCCCAACAATGGGCTGCCCTTCCCCACGGAGCTCTACACTGGCATCATCCTGCCCGAGAGCCTCGACTGGCGCATGTACG GTGCTGTCACCCCCGTGAAGGATCAGGCCGTCTGCGGGTCGTGCTGGAGCTTCGCTACAACAGGAGCCATGGAAGGTGCCCTCTTCCTCaag ACCGGCGTGCTGACCCCCCTGTCCCAACAAGTCCTCATTGACTGCTCCTGGGGCTTTGGGAACTACGCCTGCGACGGGGGCGAGGAGTGGAGAGCGTACGAGTGGATCAAAAAGCACGGGGGCATCGCCAGCACTGAGTCCTATGGCACCTACAAGGGACAG AATGGCTTGTGCCACTACAACCAGTCTGAGATGCTGGCCAAGATCACGGGCTACGTCAATGTCACCTCGGGCAACATCACAGCGGTCAAAGCTGCCATCTACAAGCACGGCCCCGTGGCCGTCAGCATCGACGCCTCGCACAAGACCTTCTCCTTCTACTCCAACGGCATCTACTACGAGCCCAAATGCG ACAACACGCCGGGATCGCTGGACCACgcagtgctggctgtgggcTACGGAGTCCTGCAGGGAGAGACCTATTGGCTCATCAAGAACTCCTGGTCCACGTATTGGGGCAATGATGGCTACATCCTCATGGCCATGAAGGACAACAATTGTGGTGTGGCCACTGAGGCCACCTACCCCATCCTGGCCTGA